In the Actinomycetota bacterium genome, GTTCTTCAACGAACAGAAGGGGTTCGGCTTCATCACCTCGCCGGACGGAGACGACGTGTTCGTCCACGCATCCAATATCGCAGGGAGCGAATCCCGCTCGCTCACGGAGGGCCAGTCGGTCCAGTACGAGACCGCACCGGGACGCAAGGGTCCAGAGGCGGTCAACGTCAGGCCCGTCTGACATGGCACGGCGTGGGGCTCAGGCAATGGCGAAGCGGGCCCGGGAACGG is a window encoding:
- a CDS encoding cold shock domain-containing protein → MTTTGTVKFFNEQKGFGFITSPDGDDVFVHASNIAGSESRSLTEGQSVQYETAPGRKGPEAVNVRPV